One Lysinibacillus fusiformis genomic window carries:
- a CDS encoding SRPBCC family protein: MLATIQKQQNNYVVKFTRPLSHSVDAVWAVLTENGKLQQWMSNLEMIDLQKNGKMHFNMNDGTDAFEEITITDYVYREVLEFDWGKDSVRFELTTTSDGSLLVLQETISELTNHTPKDLAGWHICLELLCDLLNGIVHDEFPMEQWRKWFVEYELLVEDVKND; encoded by the coding sequence ATGCTAGCTACTATTCAGAAACAGCAAAACAATTATGTCGTTAAATTCACACGTCCGCTTTCCCATTCAGTCGATGCAGTTTGGGCAGTACTAACGGAAAATGGGAAGCTTCAGCAGTGGATGAGCAATTTAGAAATGATTGATCTTCAGAAAAACGGCAAAATGCATTTTAATATGAATGATGGCACGGATGCTTTTGAGGAAATAACTATTACAGATTATGTTTATCGAGAAGTGTTGGAATTTGATTGGGGAAAAGATTCTGTACGTTTTGAGCTTACCACGACTAGTGATGGCTCATTACTGGTGTTACAGGAGACTATTAGTGAACTTACGAATCATACGCCTAAAGATTTGGCAGGCTGGCATATCTGCTTAGAACTTCTGTGTGATTTACTAAATGGCATTGTTCACGATGAATTTCCAATGGAGCAATGGCGTAAATGGTTTGTGGAGTATGAACTACTTGTCGAAGATGTAAAAAACGATTAA
- a CDS encoding YybH family protein — protein sequence MSFKKALERYIEATNSHDFNNIKEILHPEAVYWFTDKTCTTIEEIGAYFNHAWDLIKEEVYSATNVQWLTVDESSATCIYTYHYEGLYNGEFVSGSGRATNVFTNVNNEWKLIHEHLSN from the coding sequence ATGTCATTTAAAAAAGCTTTAGAACGTTACATTGAGGCGACGAACTCACATGATTTCAATAACATAAAAGAAATATTACATCCTGAAGCTGTTTATTGGTTTACTGATAAAACATGCACAACTATTGAAGAAATCGGTGCATATTTCAATCATGCATGGGATCTTATAAAGGAAGAGGTTTATAGTGCTACGAATGTTCAATGGCTTACAGTCGATGAATCATCTGCTACCTGTATTTATACATACCACTATGAAGGTTTATATAATGGGGAATTCGTATCAGGTAGCGGAAGAGCAACAAACGTCTTTACAAATGTGAATAATGAGTGGAAGTTAATTCATGAACATTTAAGCAATTAA
- a CDS encoding nucleotidyltransferase family protein, translating into MARLKTEGDLERLIKADIWMMDILKTVEKLQLPDCWVCAGFIRSKVWDILHEYSSRTPIADIDVIYFDPWTVSETIEKQYEQQLRKHLPNEPWSVKNQARMHLINNSKPYQSSTDGIAHFPETPTAIGVRLNNGLLEITAPYGINRLVAGIVSPTPYFQKEERMYEIYKQRIRTKQWKSIWPQLKIFD; encoded by the coding sequence ATGGCACGCTTAAAAACAGAAGGTGACTTAGAAAGATTAATTAAGGCAGACATCTGGATGATGGATATTTTAAAAACTGTGGAGAAGCTACAATTACCTGACTGTTGGGTATGTGCAGGGTTTATTCGTTCTAAAGTGTGGGATATTCTTCATGAATATAGCAGTAGAACACCAATAGCCGATATTGATGTTATTTATTTTGATCCATGGACAGTCTCTGAGACGATTGAAAAGCAATATGAACAACAATTGCGAAAACATTTACCTAATGAACCTTGGTCTGTGAAAAACCAAGCAAGGATGCATTTGATAAATAATAGTAAACCATATCAATCTTCTACAGATGGCATCGCGCATTTTCCAGAAACACCAACAGCTATTGGCGTTAGGCTAAATAATGGTTTACTCGAAATTACTGCGCCTTATGGCATCAATCGTTTAGTGGCTGGAATTGTTTCTCCTACTCCATACTTTCAAAAAGAAGAGCGAATGTATGAGATCTATAAACAAAGGATACGTACAAAACAGTGGAAATCAATCTGGCCGCAGTTAAAGATCTTTGACTGA
- a CDS encoding DinB family protein has translation MNQDKRQILAQYEKSMTWVESLADVTEEQWRTPIEVGKWSVAEVIGHLIPWDEFVVSKRIPLLFTEDSLPKAPNVQEMNANAANSSRLQSKEETIGKFLNGRHQLIDALHHLTDEQWQHSFHIGESELTLYRYFSGLVEHDWHHFLQIEKVLK, from the coding sequence TTGAACCAAGATAAAAGGCAAATACTCGCACAATACGAAAAATCTATGACATGGGTGGAGAGCTTGGCGGATGTAACAGAAGAACAGTGGCGAACACCAATAGAAGTTGGAAAGTGGTCGGTTGCAGAGGTTATTGGGCATCTTATCCCATGGGATGAATTTGTGGTAAGTAAACGTATTCCGTTGCTATTTACGGAGGACAGTCTGCCAAAGGCACCGAATGTACAGGAAATGAACGCAAATGCTGCAAATAGTAGTCGCTTACAAAGTAAGGAAGAAACGATAGGGAAGTTTTTGAATGGTAGACATCAACTTATAGATGCGCTTCATCATCTAACAGATGAACAATGGCAGCATAGCTTTCATATTGGTGAATCTGAACTTACACTTTATCGTTATTTTTCAGGCTTGGTGGAACATGATTGGCATCATTTTTTACAAATTGAGAAGGTGCTGAAGTGA